The following coding sequences lie in one Stigmatopora argus isolate UIUO_Sarg chromosome 5, RoL_Sarg_1.0, whole genome shotgun sequence genomic window:
- the ank1a gene encoding ankyrin-1a isoform X7 — protein MAQAAKHLRKNKDLEALAEQERKEKEEEKVKKRSRSRDKKRKAHAVHRWLIDQDSSVSSEMPDGQGVWLYDDEADAGNSFLRAARSGNLDKALEHIKNGIDINTANQNGLNGLHLASKEGHVKMVLELLHNGIVLETTTKKGNTALHIAALAGQEQVVTELVNYGADVNAQSQKGFTPLYMAAQENHLEVVKFLLENGANQSIPTEDGFTPLAVALQQGHENIVALLINYGTKGKVRLPALHISARNDDTRTAAVLLQNDPNPDVLSKTGFTPLHIAAHYENLNVAQLLLNRGANVNFTPKNGITPLHIASRRGNVIMVRLLLDRGAQIDAKTKDELTPLHCAARNGHVRIIEILLDNGAPIQAKTKNGLSPIHMSAQGDHVDCVKQLLQYNADIDDVTLDHLTPLHVAAHCGHHRMAKALLDKGAKPNSRALNGFTPLHIACKKNHMRVMDLLLKHAASLEAVTESGLTPLHVTSFMGHLNIVKILLQKGASPSASNVKVETPLHMASRAGHFEVAEFLLQNAASVDAKAKDDQTPLHCASRMGHKQIVKLLLEHKAKPNSTTTAGHTPLHIAAREGHAQTVRILLDMEAQQTKMTKKGFTPLHVASKYGKVDVAELLLERGANPNAAGKNGLTPLHVAVHHNNLDVVNLLVSKGGSPHSAARNGYTALHIASKQNQIEVANSLLQSGASANAESLQGVTPLHLASQEGRPDMVSLLLSKQANVNLGNKSGLTPLHLVAQEGHVGIADILVKQGASVYAATRMGYTPLHVACHYGNIKMVKFLLQQQANVNSKTRLGYTPLHQAAQQGHTDIVTLLLKHGAQPNETTTNGTSALAIAKRLGYISVIDVLKLVTDETVSMTTTEKHRMSFPETVDEILDVSEDEGLAQLTLGEELLGTEGARYMKMDDMKDHDDDFLSPKKSLENYSPAIPRIPRVSPETVMLKEHELDQHTPLPLPKEYDDDSLIPSSPATETSDNVSPVASPIHTGFLVSFMVDARGGSMRGSRHNGLRVIIPPRTCAAPTRITCRLVKPQKLTSPPPLVEGEGLASRIISLGPAGMQFLGPVIVEIPHFAALGRGDRELVVLRSENGNVWKEHRNRYGDEVLETILNGMDEDLESQEELVKKRIRRIISTDFPLYFAVVSRVQQESDLIGPEGGSLMSKLVPLVQATFPETAVTKRVRLGLQAQPVPDELVAKLLGSQANFSPVVTVEPRRRKFHRPIGLRIPLPPSWRESPRDSGEGDTTSLRLLCSVIGGTAAAQWEDITGTTKLAYANQCASFTTNVSARFWLADCPRTAESVSFANVLYKELSAVPYMAKFVVFAKMNELREGRLRCYCMTDDKMDKTLEQHENFTEVARSRDIEVMEGMPLHLECSGNLVPVRKAAQQPRCFSFQAFRDNRLPVSVKVRDSSKEHTGFLSFLRKTTKYEDCQHVLCNLNITMPPCIKIIGSEDRRRTLTPLALRERYSALNEPAMASMSAMERTELKMAVIAEQLGLSWAELARELQLSVDDINKIRVENPNSLLDQSSALLNLWATREGKRAKMETLYVALKNIDRMDIVTLLEGQPAQDPRQGSRQLGKRHNEREHLSPAMTNGYGLAPDELLSPASMQYSLPSPLGAEPYWQEVSSLDCAPIATTEEDTLMEMADVQVWPCGNSPSLVPMEDSSLECSHADDSEGLLGLPFGSLGRPASRASGGGVAQSGSIEPEDDSEMGIDSLSTATPASLGGTIAGINLNGLNNGQGSEASSELSAVTSTTGGNGGRGGGGGGGGAGTEGSEEGLSLVTGQQRVYARLSESPGLTYVADRNGDRSSNGGNGGSSFISYMQEQTSPGWMANQPKTRQVIDTMISSCCNSMDGDQSHMSQEALLQPARDVHGNSEILRGHFRGAQPFDKGLGFQHRPAELRAWDDMRFKGQGDEAEDLPGEQVSEEQFTDEHGNIVTKKIVRKVVRRGKGEDGVQDVSGDGSLQDANELEVDAEQFMSYAILGRESSKPDTVDTVKKGAQIVKCASLRRVKQ, from the exons GCCCACGCCGTGCATCGCTGGCTAATCGATCAGGACAGTAGTGTGAGCTCTGAGATGCCGGATGGCCAAGGAGTATGGCTCTATGATGATGAA GCAGATGCTGGCAACAGTTTTCTCCGAGCGGCTCGGTCTGGCAACCTGGACAAGGCCCTGGAACACATTAAGAATGGCATTGACATAAATACAGCCAATCAG AATGGGCTCAATGGGCTTCACCTGGCCTCGAAAGAAGGCCACGTCAAGATGGTGCTTGAATTACTTCACAACGGAATTGTACTGGAGACCACGACTAAG AAAGGAAACACGGCCCTGCACATTGCAGCCCTGGCCGGGCAGGAGCAGGTGGTCACAGAGCTGGTTAACTACGGGGCCGACGTTAACGCTCAGTCGCAG AAGGGTTTCACTCCACTCTACATGGCTGCACAAGAAAACCATCTAGAGGTTGTGAAGTTTCTTCTGGAGAACGGGGCTAATCAAAGCATTCCGACCGAG GATGGATTCACTCCACTGGCTGTGGCTTTACAACAGGGCCATGAAAATATCGTAGCCCTGCTCATCAACTACGGGACCAAAGGGAAAGTCCGTCTCCCTGCACTTCACATTTCAGCGCGCAATGACGATACACGCACAGCTGCAGTGCTTCTGCAAAATGACCCAAACCCAGATGTGCTCAGCAAG ACTGGATTCACACCACTCCACATTGCTGCACACTATGAAAACCTGAATGTTGCTCAACTACTTCTCAACAGAGGAGCCAATGTCAATTTCACCCCAAAG AACGGCATCACACCTCTGCACATTGCATCCAGACGGGGGAATGTGATCATGGTCCGACTCCTCTTGGATAGAGGGGCGCAAATCGATGCCAAAACCAAG GATGAGCTCACTCCTCTGCACTGTGCAGCCAGAAACGGTCACGTCAGAATAATAGAAATTCTTCTTGACAATGGTGCCCCCATTCAGGCTAAAACCAAG AATGGTCTATCTCCAATCCACATGTCAGCTCAGGGGGACCACGTAGACTGTGTCAAGCAGCTGTTACAGTATAATGCAGACATTGATGATGTCACGTTGGACCACCTGACACCTCTACACGTGGCTGCGCATTGTGGACACCACAGAATGGCAAAAGCTCTGTTGGACAAGGGCGCCAAACCCAACTCGAGAGCACTG AATGGCTTCACTCCTTTGCACATTGCTTGTAAAAAGAACCATATGCGTGTGATGGATCTGTTGCTTAAACATGCAGCATCGCTAGAGGCTGTGACTGAG TCTGGCTTGACACCCTTACATGTGACATCTTTCATGGGCCACCTCAACATTGTGAAGATCCTGCTGCAGAAAGGAGCTTCTCCCAGCGCTTCTAATGTG AAAGTTGAAACCCCCCTCCATATGGCATCGCGGGCAGGACACTTTGAGGTGGCCGAGTTTTTATTACAGAATGCTGCCTCAGTGGATGCAAAAGCCAAG GATGACCAAACTCCCCTTCATTGTGCTTCTCGAATGGGCCACAAGCAGATAGTGAAACTGCTGTTAGAGCACAAAGCCAAACCAAACTCCACAACCACAGCAGGACACACGCCTCTTCACATCGCTGCCCGGGAGGGCCATGCGCAAACCGTGCGCATCCTTCTGGATATGGAAGCACAGCAGACTAAAATGACCAAG AAAGGCTTTACACCGCTTCATGTGGCTTCCAAGTATGGAAAGGTAGATGTGGCTGAGCTCTTGTTGGAGCGAGGAGCTAACCCCAATGCTGCCGGGAAG AATGGTCTGACTCCACTGCATGTCGCTGTGCATCACAACAACCTGGATGTTGTCAACCTGCTTGTCAGCAAAGGAGGTTCCCCACACAGTGCAGCCCGG AATGGCTACACCGCATTGCACATTGCGTCCAAGCAGAATCAGATAGAGGTGGCAAACAGCCTGTTGCAGAGCGGAGCTTCGGCCAATGCCGAGTCTCTACAGGGCGTGACGCCTCTCCACCTGGCTTCTCAGGAAGGAAGGCCTGACATGGTCTCTCTGCTCCTTTCCAAGCAAGCGAATGTCAACCTTGGCAACAAG AGTGGACTGACACCACTCCATCTTGTGGCACAGGAAGGACACGTTGGCATTGCTGACATTTTAGTCAAGCAAGGAGCGTCAGTCTATGCAGCCACACGG ATGGGCTACACACCTCTCCATGTAGCATGTCACTATGGCAACATCAAGATGGTGAAGTTTCTGCTGCAGCAACAGGCCAACGTCAACAGCAAAACACGG CTTGGTTACACGCCACTGCACCAGGCTGCTCAGCAAGGACACACAGACATTGTCACGCTGCTTCTGAAGCACGGAGCGCAGCCTAACGAGACGACAACG aatgggACGTCAGCGCTTGCCATTGCCAAGAGGCTGGGCTACATCTCTGTGATTGACGTGCTCAAGCTTGTGACTGACGAGACTGTTTCCATG ACCACTACAGAGAAACACCGTATGAGTTTCCCAGAAACAGTGGACGAGATACTGGATGTATCTGAGGACGAAG gactTGCCCAGCTAACTTTAG GAGAGGAGCTCCTGGGGACAGAAGGTGCCAGGTACATGAAGATGGATGACATGAAAGACCATGATGACGATTTCCTCTCCCCCAAGAAATCACTGGA AAATTACTCTCCCGCCATTCCAAGGATTCCCCGTGTTTCTCCCGAGACGGTCATGCTGAAAGAACACGAGTTAGATCAG cACACCCCACTTCCACTGCCAAAAGAGTACGACGATGACTCTCTGATCCCCAGCAGCCCGGCAACTGAGACATCAGACAATGTCAGCCCAGTCGCCAGCCCCATACACACAGG GTTTCTGGTCAGTTTTATGGTCGATGCACGCGGAGGCTCAATGCGAGGCAGTAGGCACAACGGACTGCGGGTCATCATCCCCCCAAGGacctgtgcggctcccacccgCATCACTTGTCGCCTGGTGAAGCCGCAGAAGCTTACGAGCCCGCCTCCACTTGTGGAAGGAGAGGGCCTGGCCAGCAGAATTATCTCCCTGGGTCCTGCTGGCATGCAGTTTCTTGG ACCAGTGATTGTGGAGATCCCCCACTTTGCTGCTCTGGGTCGTGGCGACCGCGAGCTTGTGGTGCTCCGGAGTGAGAATGGAAATGTGTGGAAGGAACATCGCAATCGATACGGTGACGAAGTTCTCGAGACGATCCTTAACGGGATGGATGAAG ATTTGGAAAGTCAGGAGGAACTCGTGAAGAAGAGAATTCGCCGCATCATTTCAACGGACTTTCCGCTGTATTTTGCCGTGGTTTCGCGAGTCCAGCAAGAGAGCGACCTGATTGGTCCTGAAGGAGGGTCATTGATGAGCAAGCTGGTGCCGCTGGTCCAGGCCACGTTTCCCGAGACGGCGGTCACCAAGCGAGTCCGTCTGGGGCTGCAG GCACAGCCTGTTCCAGATGAGTTGGTGGCCAAATTGCTAGGTAGCCAAGCCAACTTTAGCCCCGTGGTGACGGTGGAGCCTCGGCGACGGAAGTTCCACCGGCCCATCGGGCTCCGCATCCCCCTACCCCCATCCTGGCGGGAGAGTCCCCGAGACTCCGGGGAGGGGGACACCACTAGTCTACGCCTGCTTTGCTCTGTCATAG GTGGAACAGCTGCAGCCCAATGGGAAGACATCACTGGAACTACTAAACTTGCCTACGCGAATCAATGTGCCAGTTTCACAACCAATGTTTCTGCACG GTTCTGGCTCGCCGACTGTCCTCGTACAGCAGAGTCTGTCTCCTTTGCCAATGTGCTCTACAAAGAACTGTCAGCTGTACCTTACATGGCGAAGTTTGTGGTTTTCGCCAAGATGAATGAGTTGCGCGAAGGCCGTCTGCGCTGCTACTGCATGACTGACGATAAAATGGATAAAACATTGGAGCAGCACGAAAACTTTACAGAAGTGGCCCGGAGCAGGGACATCGAG GTGATGGAGGGAATGCCGCTCCACCTGGAATGTTCTGGCAATCTCGTACCGGTGCGGAAGGCAGCCCAGCAGCCTCGTTGCTTCAGCTTCCAGGCCTTTCGAGACAACAGACTTCCGGTCTCTGTTAAG GTGAGAGATAGCAGCAAAGAGCACACCGGCTTCCTGTCTTTCCTCCGCAAGACCACCAAGTATGAAGACTGCCAACATGTGCTGTGTAACCTCAACATTACCATGCCTCCATGCATCAAG ATTATTGGAAGTGAAGACCGCAGGAGAACTTTGACCCCGCTGGCTCTAAGAGAAAGATACAGTGCCCTGAATGAACCTGCCATgg CATCAATGAGCGCCATGGAGAGAACTGAGCTCAAAATGGCTGTGATTGCAGAACAACTGGGACTGAGCTGGGCTG AGTTGGCCCGTGAGCTTCAGCTGAGTGTGGATGACATCAATAAGATCCGTGTGGAGAATCCCAATTCCCTGCTGGATCAAAGTTCTGCTCTACTCAACTTGTGGGCGACACGTGAGGGCAAGAGAGCAAAAA TGGAAACCTTGTACGTGGCCCTGAAGAACATCGACCGCATGGACATAGTCACTCTGCTAGAGGGTCAACCAGCACAGGATCCCAGACAAGGTTCGCGCCAACTCGGCAAACGACATAATGAAAGAGAACACCTCTCTCCTGCTATGACCAATG GTTATGGGCTGGCGCCGGATGAGCTTCTGTCCCCGGCCTCCATGCAGTACAGCCTGCCCTCGCCTCTGGGTGCTGAGCCCTACTGGCAGGAGGTCTCCAGCCTGGACTGTGCGCCCATTGCCACCACGGAGGAGGACACCCTCATGGAGATGGCTGACGTGCAGGTGTGGCCCTGCGGTAATTCCCCCTCCCTAGTGCCCATGGAGGATTCCTCCCTGGAGTGTAGTCACGCAGACGACTCCGAGGGCCTGCTCGGGTTGCCCTTCGGAAGTCTGGGGCGGCCGGCCAGTCGGGCCAGCGGAGGGGGTGTCGCGCAGAGCGGCTCCATCGAACCCGAAGACGATTCGGAGATGGGCATCGACTCGCTTAGCACTGCCACGCCGGCGTCGCTCGGCGGCACCATTGCTGGTATCAATCTTAACGGACTGAACAATGGTCAGGGGTCAGAGGCCAGTTCGGAGTTATCGGCTGTCACTAGCACGACTGGTGGCAATGGAGgacgagggggaggaggaggaggaggaggagcagggaCTGAGGGCTCAGAGGAAGGCCTTTCTCTTGTTACAGGACAGCAAAGGGTATATGCCCGACTCAGTGAGTCACCTGGTCTCACCTATGTTGCAGATCGGAATGGCGACCG GTCATCTAATGGAGGAAATGGAGGCAGCTCGTTCATTTCATACATGCAGGAGCAGACAAGCCCAGGGTGGATGGCCAACCAACCCAAAACTAGACAGGTCATCGACACGATGATATCATCATGTTGCAACTCGATGGACGGAGATCAGTCCCATATGTCCCAGGAGGCTTTGCTCCAACCGGCGAGAGACGTGCACGGCAACTCTGAAATTTTACGAGGGCACTTCCGGGGTGCCCAGCCATTCGACAAGGGTTTGGGCTTCCAACACAGGCCGG